One Micropterus dolomieu isolate WLL.071019.BEF.003 ecotype Adirondacks linkage group LG23, ASM2129224v1, whole genome shotgun sequence DNA window includes the following coding sequences:
- the LOC123962625 gene encoding NEDD4 family-interacting protein 1-like translates to MAEPSARYQQLPNEEDPEENSHVAADAPPPYSSIAADNAAYFDYKEDGAFPKPPSYNVATTLPSYDEAERTKAETALPLVTGRDEDFVARDDFEDADQLRIGNDGIFMLTFFMAFLFNWIGFFLSFCLTTSAAGRYGAISGFGLSLIKWILIVRFSTYFPGYFDGQYWLWWVFLMLGSLLFLRGFINYARIRKMADTLSTLPRTRVLFIY, encoded by the exons ATGGCCGAACCCAGTGCCAGATATCAGCAG CTGCCCAATGAGGAGGACCCAGAAGAAAATTCACATGTAGCAGCAGACGCTCCACCCCCATACAGCAGCATAGCGGCGGACAATGCTG CCTACTTTGACTACAAGGAAGACGGGGCTTTCCCCAAGCCCCCATCATACAACGTAGCGACTACGCTACCTTCCTATGATGAAGCAGAAAGAACCAAGGCAGAGACTGCTCTTCCCCTGGTAACCGGAAGA GATGAAGACTTTGTGGCCAGAGACGACTTTGAAGATGCTGATCAGCTGAGGATAGGAAATGATGGCATCTTCATGCTCACTTTTTTCA TGGCATTCCTGTTCAACTGGATCGGtttcttcctgtctttctgtctgacCACCTCAGCAGCTGGCCGCTACGGGGCTATCTCAGGCTTTGGCCTGTCCCTTATTAAATGGATCCTCATAGTCAGG TTCTCCACATATTTCCCCGGTTACTTTGATGGACAGTACTGGCTGTGGTGGGTGTTCCTGATGTTGG GCTCCTTGCTCTTTCTGCGAGGATTCATCAACTATGCCAGAATCCGCAAGATGGCTGACACCTTGTCCACCTTGCCCCGCACCCGAGTCCTCTTCATCTATTGA